One genomic window of Lytechinus variegatus isolate NC3 chromosome 1, Lvar_3.0, whole genome shotgun sequence includes the following:
- the LOC121410182 gene encoding E3 ubiquitin-protein ligase CHFR-like gives MANSPWAQFVCISEEDGLIIPISNDVFSVGRAKACDLSMPDNKFISGRHCNLSRKNNTIWLEDTSTNGTWLNGVKIGKGQKQRLFHRDEIAVVLQEGKEGARDIVYRYEDVAMLEAEQERLDQTQEMDDPDENTEDYVFEDKEDEEGASRKRKKDEDSDDGSKPAKRLEAGEEDVNKDDKIPSEDPAEKLAGEAASSVSVESSNAIEDTDKAAASEKGDGDTEKKKKEGVKSPKEEEEESDDILETLICSICQDILHKCISLQPCMHSFCAACISGWMKHSKRCPQCRKHVKRIGHNYIVNSLVDAYLKQNPDKKRTKEDLEEMDARCSIPFNKTFDYDPMYDEDEEGDYDPDDEEDYEEEEEEEEYVPPPPPACRQCPHYVQPLDRDAVMSLQTSLDPSTSTAAVPGNAPSTSSRDAAVPSTSSATSSSPSKRVRIAVGGIPVPMPTPPPFQCNLDALQHVACTCCLQPMPNRTRAPDIPPQICRICRRSFCHMYWGCKQYNCLGCLNRFRDMKFSESVLDTIINNNRYESTIFKDFMLSKGHHNIHLVLQEVLSGLAANNYRTDETQLNGISGHSPLCYTCALRIFQGTAYLYRASIPKNDLPILVTARPDCHWGRACRTQYNKPHHAANFNHICDQVRF, from the exons CCTGTGACCTGTCAATGCCGGATAATAAATTCATATCAGGAAGACATTGCAATCTGTCCAGGAAAAACAATACTATCTGGCTGGAGGATACAAG TACTAATGGTACGTGGTTAAATGGAGTCAAGATTGGCAAAGGACAG aAACAAAGATTGTTTCACAGGGATGAAATAGCAGTTGTACTCCAAGAGGGCAAAGAAGGGGCTAGAG aTATAGTTTACCGATATGAAGACGTTGCAATGCTGGAGGCTGAGCAAGAACGGCTGGATCAGACACAAGAAATGGATGACCCAg aTGAAAATACAGAAGATTATGTGTTCGAAGacaaagaagatgaagaaggggCTTCcaggaagaggaaaaaagatGAG GATTCTGATGATGGAAGTAAACCTGCTAAAAGGCTTGAAGCAGGAGAGGAAGATGTAAACAAGGATGATAAAATTCCAT CTGAAGATCCTGCAGAAAAGCTAGCAGGAGAAGCAGCTTCATCCGTTTCAGTTGAATCTTCCAACGCAATAGAAGATACTGATAAGGCTGCTGCCTCTGAAAAGGGAGATGGGGATactgagaagaagaaaaaagaaggggtaAAATCTccaaaggaggaggaagaagaatcAGATGACATCCTTGAGACCCTTATATGCAGCATCTGCCAAGATATACTGCATAAGTGTATCAG CCTTCAACCTTGTATGCATAGCTTTTGTGCTGCATGTATATCGGGTTGGATGAAACACTCGAAGAGATGTCCTCAA TGTCGAAAACATGTTAAGCGCATAGGCCATAATTACATTGTTAACAGCCTAGTGGATGCCTATCTCAAACAAAATCCAG ACAAAAAGAGGACAAAAGAAGACTTGGAAGAAATGGATGCCCGTTGCAGTATTCCATTtaataag ACATTTGACTATGACCCTATGTACGATGAGGATGAAGAAGGTGATTATGATcctgatgatgaggaggattatgaggaggaagaagaggaggaggaatatgttccaccaccaccacc TGCCTGTAGACAGTGTCCCCACTATGTACAGCCATTGGACAGAGATGCTGTCATGTCCCTTCAAACCTCTCTGGATCCATCAACAAGCACTGCTGCGGTGCCAG GGAATGCTCCTTCCACGTCTTCAAGAGATGCTGCTGTTCCCTCCACCTCTTCTGCCACCTCTTCATCTCCGTCCAAGAGAGTCCGAATAGCTGTTGGAGGCATACCTGTCCCCATGCCAACCCCTCCACCATTCCAGTGCAATCTTGATGCCTTACAACACGTAGCCTGCACATGCTGCCTACAGCCTATGCCAAACAGAACCAGAGCGCCAGATATTCCTCCACAGATAT GTCGTATCTGCCGAAGGAGCTTTTGCCATATGTACTGGGGTTGTAAGCAGTACAACTGCCTAGGGTGTCTCAACAGGTTCCGAG ATATGAAATTTAGTGAGAGTGTTCTGGATACTATCATTAACAACAATAGATATGAATCAACAATATTCAAA GATTTCATGTTATCAAAGGGCCATCATAATATCCATCTTGTACTACAAGAAGTATTGAGTGGACTTGCAGCTAATAATTACAGAACAGACG AGACCCAGTTAAATGGTATTTCAGGGCATAGTCCTCTTTGTTATACCTGTGCCTTGAGGATATTCCAGGGTACTGCATATCTCTACAGAGCAAGCATTCCAAAGAATGATCTACCAA TTCTTGTCACAGCCAGGCCGGACTGCCATTGGGGAAGGGCCTGTAGAACACAGTACAATAAACCACATCATGCTGC